Genomic window (Streptomyces sp. TG1A-60):
GTCGGCAGCCTGGAGCCCACCGACTCCACCAACCTCGCCGCAGGGGTCGAGACCGGCTACGAGACCGCGGTGGAGGGCCTGCGCAAGGGCGCCACCAACCGCGTCGTGCTCCTCTCCGACGCCCTCGCCAACACCGGCGACACCGACGCCGAGACCATCCTCGAACGCATCGCGGGCGAACGCCGCGAGCACGGCATCACCCTCTTCGGCGTGGGCGTCGGCAGCGACTACGGCGACGCCCTGATGGAACAGCTCGCCGACCAGGGCGACGGCCACACCACCTACGTCTCCACCGAGGAGGAGGCCGAAGAGGTCTTCTGCGAGGAACTCCCGCGCCACATCGACCTCACCGCCCGCGACGCCAAGGCCCAGGTCTCCTTCGACCCGTCGACGGTCGAGGAGTTCCGCCTGATCGGCTACGACAACCGGCAGGTCGCCGACGAGGACTTCCGCGACGACCGCGTCGACGGCGGAGAGGTCGGCCCCGGCCACACCGTCACCGCTCTCTACGCCGTCCGCATCAAGGCGGGCACCGAGGGCGGCCACCTCGCCACCGCCACCGTCCGCTGGCTCGACCCGGACAGCCGCACCCCGCACGAGGAGTCGGCCGCCCTGGAGGCCTCCGCCCTGCACGACGACCTGTGGGCCGCCGCACCGTACGGCCTCCGGGTCGCCGCCGTGGCCGCGTACTTCGCCGACTCCCTGCGCCGGGACGACGGACGCTGGTCCGGCCTCCCGGCAAGCCCCTCGATCCGCGAACTGTCCTACCGCGCCGACGACCTGGCCGGGGACCGCGAGGACAAGGACGTGTACGCCCTGGCCGAGGCCATCGAGACGGCGGACCGGCTGATGGGTTAGGGGCTGTTCTCACACACCGAGGCCGATGCCCGCACCAGGCCCTCCGCGTGCAGCCGGTCCAGCCGGTGTCCGAAGGCCGACCGGACCGCCGCCACCCGCAGCCGGGGCCCGCACGACGTCCCGGCCCGCAGGGTCCGCGTCTCCTGGAGCGCGGTCAGCAGCTGAGTGGTGATCCGGTCCAGCACCGGCCGGACCTCCTTCACCAGGTCGGGCCGCTCGGTGGGCCGCTCCTCGGGATGCGCGTCCCAGCGGGCGTACAGGCCCCGCTGCACCAGCTTGTTGGCCTCGATCTGGTCCCGGAACACGGCGGTCACCGCCTGCGGATCGAGGCCGAGCCCGGCGGCCCGCGCCGCCACGTCGTCCAGGATCGTCTTCTCCCGTACCGGATCGTCGATCGGCGTGGCCGTCCCGTACTTGGCCGCCGCGACCTTGTCCGCGACGAGCAGCCGCTCGGCGAACAGATCCGTCAGCGCGGTGAGCGAACCGGCACCCGCAACCGTACGAGGGGGAGCGGGGGAGGAGTGGGCGACGGCCGGTACGGCACCGGACAGGGCCACGGCGGACGAGACACAGACGGAGATCAGGACGGACCTGAGGCGATGGGGGCGCATGATCCACGCTTATCACATGTCCCACCCGCCCCCGGGAGTGCGCCGGAAACCATTGAAATTTCCTTACGCGCGGGTAAGTTGACTCGTCGGTAATGAAGCAGTCGTGGGCCTCGGGGAGCCGTGTGATGGGCGTACGCAAGGACTTGAGCCGGGCGAAGCAGCGCGGCGGCCTGGCCGACCGCGTCAGGGTCGAGGTGGTCAAGGACGCGCGGGGTGTCGTCCGTGAGGCACGCACCCCCGCCCTCGTGCCCGGCGCGACGAGCGGCAGCATCGCCGACCTCCCCTTCGTCAACGCGACCGAGGCCCCGGGCGCCGTGGTCCTGCGCCGCGCCGACCACCACGGCGACTACCAGCCGGTGACCGCCACCGCCTTCGCCCGCGAAGTCACCGCAACCGCCAAGGGGTTGATAGCCGCCGGTCTCGAACCGGGCGGCCGGGTCGCGGTGATGTCCCGCACCCGCTACGAGTGGACCGTCCTCGACTTCGCCATCTGGGCGGCCGGGGGCCAGTCCGTCCCCATCTACGCCACGTCCTCGCCCGAGCAGATCGAGTGGATCGTCCGCGACTCCGGCTCCCGCTTCGTGATCGCAGAGACGCCCGAGAACACGGACGCCGTCGCCGCCGCGACCGCCCGGCACTCCCGGCCCCCGCACGTCTGGCAGCTCGACGACGGCACGGGCGCCCTCACCCAACTCGCCGACCTGGGCCGCGACATCCCCGAGGACGAGGTCGCCAAGCGCCGCGCCGCCCTCACCCCCGACACGGCCGCGACCATCTGCTACACCTCCGGCACCACCGGCCGGCCCAAGGGCTGCGTCCTCACCCACGCCAACCTCCACGCGGAGGCCGCCAACACGGTCGAACTGCTCCACCCCGTCTTCCAGGAGGTCAGCGGCCAGGTCGCCTCCACCCTCCTCTTCCTCCCCCTCGCCCACATCCTCGGCCGGACCATCCAGATCGCCTGCCTGCTGGCCCGCATCGAGCTCGGCCACTGCCCGAGCATCAAACCCGCCGAACTCCGGCCCGCCCTCAAGAAGTTCCGCCCCACCTTCCTCGTCGGCGTCCCCTATCTCTTCGAGCGGATCCACGCCACCGGCCGCGCCACCGCCGAACGCATCGGCCGCGGCGCCTCCTTCGACCGCGCCCACCGCGTCGGCGTGCGCTTCGCCCGCGCCCACCTCGACAGGTTCCTGGACCGGGGCCCCGGCCCCACCCCCGGCCTGTACGCCGCCTGGGCCCTGTACGACCTGCTGGTCTACCGCCGCGTCCGAGGAGAACTCGGCGGCCGGATGCGCTACGCCATCAGTGGCGGCTCCCCGCTCGAACGCGACCTCAACCTCTTCTTCTACGCCGCCGGCGTCATCGTCTACGAGGGTTACGGCCTCACCGAGACCACCGCCGCCGCCACCATCGTCCCGCCCCTCAAACCCCGCCCCGGAACGGTCGGCCAGCCCGTCCCCGGCACCGCGATCCGCATCGCCGACGACGGCGAGGTGCTCATCAAGGGCGACATCGTCTTCGGCACCTACTGGAACAACCGGGTCGCCACCGAGGCCGCCCTCACCGACGACTGGTTCGCCACGGGCGACCTGGGCGCCCTCGACGAGGACGGCTACCTCACCATCACCGGCCGCAAGAAGGACGTCCTCATCACCTCCGGCGGCAAGAACGTTTCCCCGGCCGTCCTGGAGGACCGTCTCCGCAGCCGCCCGCCGGTCGGCCAGTGCATCGTCGTCGGCGACAACCGCCCGTATGTCGCCGCCCTGATCACCCTGGACCCCGAGGACGTCGCCCACTGGCTGTATGTCCGCGGCATGCCCGCCGACACCCCGCTCTCGGAGCTGGCGAACGACCCCCGTATGCGCGAGGACGTCCAGAAGGCCGTCGACTACGCGAACCAGGCGGTCTCCCGAGCCGAATCCATCCGCGCGTTCCGCCTGGTGGAGGGCGTTTTCACCGAGGAGAACGGGCTCCTCACCCCGTCCCTCAAGGTCAAGCGCCACGTGGTGACGACGGCGTACGAGGCTGAGATCGAGGCGCTGTACCACAGCTGACGCCCTCCGAGCCGGCTCCCGAACGGCGTCGGCCGCGCAGCACCAGGACTCCCCACGGGCCCTGTTGAGTGACTCCCTACGTGGTCGGCGTCGAACTCGCGAGGCCGCAACAGACCGTTCAGCCCGATGCTCAGCGGACGGCCACCGTCACGGTGCCCACGGTCCAAGCCGGTTACGCCAAAAGGTGCATAACCTGACTACTGCCCTTCAGCCGGATGTATCGGAAATGGTGTGTTTGGAGAGGCCCGTGTTAGTTTCGGTGACGAGTCGGACACGGTCCGTAAGGATGGTCGTGTGCGTGAAGAAATCGGAGACGTGATGAACAAGTTCAAGAGGGCTGCTGCCGTGGCGGCCATGGTCGGCGGTCTCGGTCTTGCCGGTGGCGGGGTGGCCAGCGCCAACGGCGGCGACTACTACGACGTCCCCTTCCCGTTCGCTGTCGGCAACCTGCAGGTCGTGGAGTGCGACCAGGAGTTCGACGGTGGTGCCGCGTTCGCCCCCATCGCCACGGCCACCGGTGACGTGGAGCAGAACATCGGCAACTTCTGCACGGTGATCGGCAGCGTGGACTGACGCCAGGACGTGCCGCGGAGGGGTGTTGACCTTCCGGGGCGTGCACGGAAGGCGCCTCCGGCGGGTGGTGGGACAAGGGTGTGTCTCTTGTTTCCGCTGCCTGTCGGAGGCGTTCTGTTTTGGTTTTCTGTGGCGGCGTGGCGGCGTGGCCGCCGCATCGTTCCGGTGCTTCGGCCTGATGGGTGACTGGCTCCGGCTGTTCTGATTTCCGTAAGGGCGTATAGCGGTATTGATGCTGATGCGTCGCTTGTGTCGGAAATGGTGGACTTGGAGGAGCTTGTGCTAGCTTCGGTGGCGAGTCAAACACGGTCCGTAAGGGCGGTCGTGTGCGTGAAGGAATCGGAGACGTGATGAACAAGTTCAAGAGGGCTGCTGCCGTGGCGGCCATGGTCGGCGGTCTCGGTCTTGCCGGTGGCGGGGTGGCCAGCGCCAACGGCGGCGACTACTACGACGTCCCCTTCCCGTTCGCTGTCGACAACCTGCAGGTCGTGGAGTGCGACCAGGAGTTCGACGGCGGTGCCGCGGTCGAGGCCCCCGTTACCCCGACCGTCGGTGGCGACCTGGAGCAGAACATCGGCAACTTCTGCACGGTGGTCGGCAGCATCGACTGACGTCAGGACGTGCCGCGGTGTCCGCGGGTGGCGTTGCTGCCTGAGGGTGACTGTGCCGCGGAGGGGTGTTGACCTTCCGGGGTGTGCACGGAAGGCGCCTCCGGCGGGTGGTGGGACAAGGGTGTGTCTCTTGTTTCCGCTGCCTGTCGGAGGCGTTCTGTTTTGGTTTTCTGTGGCGGCGTGGCGGCGTGGCCGCCGCATCGTTCCGGTGCTTCGGCCTGATGGGTGGCTGGCTCCGGCTGTTCTGATTTCCGTAAGGGCGTATAGCGGTATTGATGCTGATGCGTCGCTTGTGTCGGAAATGGTGGACTTGGAGGAGCTTGTGCTAGCTTCGGTGGCGAGTCAAACACGGTCCGTAAGGGCGGTCGTGTGCGTGAAGGAATCGGAGACGTGATGAACAAGTTCAAGAGGGCTGCTGCCGTGGCGGCCATGGTCGGCGGTCTCGGTCTTGCCGGTGGCGGGGTGGCCAGCGCCAACGGCGGCGACTACTACGACGTCCCGGCCCCCTTCGCCGTCGACAACCTGCAGGTCGTGGAGTGCGAGCAGGAGTTCGACGGCGGTCTCGCGTTCGCCCCCGTCGCCACGGCGGTCACCGGTGACGTGGAGCAGAACATCGGCAACTTCTGCACGGTGATCGGCAGCATCGACTGACGTCAGGACGTGCCGTGGCGTCCGCGGGTGGCGTTGCTGCCTGAGGGCGACTGTGCCGCGGAGGGGTGTTGACCTTCCGGGGTGTGCACGGAAGGCGCCTCCGGCGGGTGGTGGGACAAGGGTGTGTCTCTTGTTTCCGCTGCCTGTCGGAGGCGTTCTGTTTTGGTTTTCTGTGGCGGAGTGGCGGAGTGGCGGAGTGGCCGCCGCATCGTTCCGGTGCTTCGGCCTGATGGGTGGCTGGCTCCGGCTGTTCTGATTTCCGTAAGGGTGTATAGCGGTATTGATGCTGCTGCGTCGCTTGTGTCGGAAATGGTGGACTTGGAGGAGCTTGTGCTAGCTTCGGTGACGCGTCAAACACGGTCCGTAAGGGCGGTCGTGTGCGTGAAGGAATCGGAGACGTGATGAACAAGTTCAAGAGGGCTGCTGCCGTGGCGGCCATGGTCGGCGGTCTCGGTCTTGCCGGCGGCGGGGTGGCCAGCGCCTACTGTGACGGCGACTACGACGCCCCGGCCCCGTCCGCCGTCGACAACCTGCAGGTCGTGGAGTGCGAGCAGGAGTTCGACGGCGGTCTCGCGTTCGCCCCCGTCACCACGGCCACCGGTGACGTGGAGCAGAACATCGGCAACTTCTGCACGGTGATCGGCAGCGTCGACGACTGAACCGATGCGCGGTTGAGAGGGCGGGTCTCGTGCCTCCGGTGCGACACAGGTCCCTCCAGTGCTTGACGCATCGGACGCCCTGACGGCTCGGGGCCGCAGGGGGCAGAGGTAATGATGTACAGAAAAGGAGACGTCCGGGCTGTGGAAGCTGACGTTTCCTTTTGCTGTTCTGGTGGGGCCGCGACGTTTCGTAGTGGCCGCGAGTCGATCCATGGAGATACGCGTGCGCAGGTTCAAGAACATCATGCTGGTGACAACTGTTATCGGCAGCATCGGCCTGACGGGTGCCGGTGTCGCCCAGGCCCACGATGCTGGTGATGACCAGCCCGAGGTCGCCGTCGACAATGCACAGTTCCTGAAGTGTGAACAGGAATACAACAGCTTCTCCCTGGTCGAGGTCAATGTGCCGATCACCGTCGGGGGCGAGAGCGTCACGAATATCGGCAATTTCTGCACGCAGGTCGCTCCAAGCCGGTGATCGAATGATTGCCCGGAGGCTGGTTCATGCCGTGCGGCCCACCGGAGGCATGTGGTCTCCGGCCCCGGGCCATGCGGCAGTCGCTGAACGAGGAGATCTCGGTTCGGACTGACAATCGAATGAAGCCGGACCTCTCTGCGTGTGCGCAGCGTTGATCCGACACGGACAGCGGCCATCCTCCCGATGGTCGCTGACGTCTTTTCAGCTGTCGGGAGTGACGCTCTCCTGTGGAGTCGAACGGAGCACCGTGTTCATCTCGATATCATCCGATCAGTGCAATTCACATCAGCGGCCAACACGGGGCTATTCGGATGAAGCTTGATGGCTACTCATCCGTAAGGCGGTAACTCGCTTGATCCAGAGGTTTACTGCTGATGCGCCATCGATTCCATCCTTCCCGCCGAAGGGGAATCCGATCCGAATCGCACCTCGGAGGGAACATGACTGATGTGATTATCCTGCCGCGTTGCCCGGAGACGGGGAAGGCGTCGTTCCGCAATGAATCCGAGGCGAGGGACTGGCTGGTAAGGCAGCCGCTGTTGGACAGGATCCCGGATCGCATCTACCGGTGCTCCGACTGTCAGTACTGGCACTTCACCGGGTCCCATCACTGGACGAGTCGGCAAATCGGGTGGCGGCGAAACTATGGCAGGCGTGAAATCACTTCCCGGCGCAACGGTGGGAAGAGAAAAAGGAAGTGACCGCCGCGTCGGCCGGAAGTTCCCACTAATTCGATCAGACTTATTCGATCAGAAAGACAACGAGATTGCGAAAGAACCTGAGCAAGGGAATGGTCGTTACCGCCGCTGCGACGAGCGTGCTGTCCCTGTACGTCGTCCCGGCGTTCGCGGACTCGTCCCATGAGGAGACCTCGGGGGACTCACTCGGCGCCCTGTCCGACACGCCTGCTGCCCTGCCCGCCGACAGCGTCCTCCACGCCCTGGGGAACGGTCCCGCAAGCGCGGGCCCCGACACCAGCGACGTGAGTACCGCACCTGACCTGTCTCCCCTGAACTCCCGCGTCGGCGGCCCGAAGACCAGTGGGTCGCAGGGTGCTGCCCGCGACTCCGCCTCGGCTGACGGCCGCGAGCAAGGGGTCCACGGGCACGACAGTGGTTACGGCGACGACGGTGGTCACGGCCGCGACAGTGGTTACGGCGACGGCGGTGGTTACGGCGGCGACGGTGGTCACGGCCGCGACAGTGGTTACGGCGACGCTGCCGGGTACGGCGACGACTACGGCTATGGCGGCTACGGCGACACACCGCCCACGAAGCCCCCCACCACGCCGCCGGCGTCACCCCCCTCCACCACGCCGCCGGTGTCACACCCGCCCACCACGCCGCCGGTGTCACACCCGCCCACCACGCCGCCGGTGAAGTCACCGCCTACGTCGGCGCCCCCGACCGTTCCGGGCGGCATCCCACCGCGGAAGCCGCCGACCTCGCCCCCGACACAACCGCCCTCCCTCCCCGAGACCGGCGGCAACGAGCAGGTGCTGGCGGCGTCGGGCATCGCCGCGCTGCTGTTGACGAGCGGCGCCGTCCTGTACCGACGAGGCCGAGCCGCGTCCGGTCGATAGCGCTCCGCCCGGGGTGCCGGAGGAACCGCCTCCGGCACCCGGCTCCCTCCGCCGACGGCGCGTCTTTCAGGGGGATTCTCCGCGCCCCCGGCCCACCGGTACGGGGATCGCCTGGGGGGCGGGGCGGCGGTGCGCAGCCGGTGGCGCACTCCTCGTACGAGCGTTGTCGCCGTGAAGGTCGCTCCGTGGACGAAGCGCATGGCGGGGCCGAAGGTAGAGGCCGTCAGCAGGCCTGCCAGAAACAGCCCGTGGCGCGAGGACTCGAAATCCCGCCCGACAGCGGGGGAGCCGTCGGCTGTCGTAGTCAGGCTCGCTCGCAACTCCTCGGAGAGCAGGTCGAGCCGGTCCAGGGCCGCGTGGAATCCCGTGGCCGCGATCACGTGTTCGGTATCCAGGGAGCTCAGCTCCCCAGTCCGGCTCACCGTCTCCAGCCGTACGCCGCCCGGCACCGCACGGGCCGCGGTGACCTCGCGGCCGAGCAGCATCTCCACCACCGGTTCGACCCGGTCCCGCACCCACCAGGCGCCCGCCGGGCCCAGCGCCGTGGCCGAGACACGGGTGCGGGTCGACTCGGGGAGGCGGCAGAAGAGGTCCGGACGCTCGGCGTAGAACCAGTTGCGCCAGCCGCAGCCGAGGCCGCTGTGCGGAGCGCGGGCCGACTGCCACCAGAGGCGCTGCAAGGGCGGCGGCACGTCGTTCCAGCGCAGTTGTCGCGCCCGCGCCAGCAGCCTTACACGCGTGCCTTGTTCGGCGAGGAGCGCCGCTGTCTCCAGGGCTGCCTGGCCGCCGCCGATCACCGTGACGTCCATGCCGCGGAAGCGGCCGAGGTCACGGTGGTGGGTGCTGTGGGTGACGAGTCCGGGCGGCAGACCGCGCAGGGCGGAAGGCACCTCTGTGAAGGGCATGACGCCGACCGCCAGCGCCACCGTCCGGGCGCGCAGCACCTCTCCGTCCTCGGTCACCGCTTCGAAGCCGACCGGACCGGCCGCCACCCGGCTCACCATGCGCTCGTCCACCTCGGGCACGGCGTTGCGTGCGAACCACAGGCCGTACGAGGCGAACGTCTCCACCGGGATCGGCTCCGCGTGACGCGCCGTGAGCCCCGAGGCCGCGCAGTACGCGTCCAGACGCCAACGGCCGGCAGGGTCGGCGAGGTTGGAGGCCCATGGCTCCGACTTCAGGTACATGCCGCGGGCCATGTGGGCCCGCCAGGACGCCATGGGCCGCCCGAGGACGCGCAGGTCGAGCCCGGCGGCCGCGGCGTGCGACGCGATGGACAGGCCGTATGGGCCGGCGCCCACCACCAGCAAGTCGTACATCAGCAACTGCTCGCTTTCTCGTCGTTGGTGAGGGGAGGTGAGGCCGCCTGATGGACCACGCGTACCGGTGCGGGTGCCGACGGGGCCGCGCGCAGCCGCTCCCGCAGTCGACGGGACACGTGGCGGCACCACAGCGTCCACATCGCCCGGCCGGGAGCAGGGTCGTCCGGGGCGTGCCAGGCCAGTTCGCGCCCGCGTCGCGGCGCGGGCCGAAGCGCGGCGAGCGGTGCGTAGTTCTCCACCACGAACGTCCGCCCGATCAGCGGTGCGGCTGCCGGCAGGGGACGGTGCGTCAGGTCGAGATGCAGGGCGCGTACGACGTCCAGTCCGGCGGAGTCGGAGAAGAGCCGGAACTGGGCGCCGGGGCGCGGGTTGAAGTCGAGGAGGTGATAGAGGCCCGTCGTGCCGCAGCGGCGGAAGTCGAGGTCGAGGATGCCGCGGTAGCCGAGCTCGCCGGTGAGCCGCTCGGCGAGCGCCTGCACCTGCGGGTTGGCCGTCCAGCAGCCGACGGTGGTCAGGCCCGCCCCGCGCGGCCACGCCCGCTGCTTGCGTCCCGGCCCTCCCGCGCGCACCACACCGGAACGGTCGGCGTATCCGTGGAAGAACCAGTCGCGGTTCGGACCCGGCGGCAGATACGCCTGCAGCAGCAGCGGGCTGCCGGCCTCCTCGGTGCGCAGATACAGCTCCCGGGCCTGCCGGGCGGAGTTCACCAGCACCGTGCTGTGCAGCGTGCTGTCGGCGGGCACCAGCCAGGGCCGACTCCACTTCGCCACCAGCGGAAGTCCCAGCCGCCAGGCGGCGTCGGCGGCCTGCGCCGGGCTGTCCGGGACCAGGGTCACCGGGTGCGCGATGTCCAAGGACGCGCACACGGAGGCCAGACCGGCCTTGTCGGCGACGCGTTCGGGCAGTGCGCGGGGCCCGGCGGGCAGCAGATAGGAGGGCGCGAGTTGCTCACGCATACGGTCCACGGCGACCGCGCTCGCGTCGTCCATCGGGACCAGGACGGCGGGGCGCGCGATCCGGGTGGCCACCCGGCGCAGCGCGGCGGCGATCTCGCGGGGCGATGACCCGGGTGGCGGCGGGGGATGCATTTCCCGCAGAAAACGCGATCTGGGTACGGGACTTCCCGTGGAATCGGCGACCACATGCACCTCCACTCCTGCTCTGCCGAGCGAACGAACAGCGCCCAGCGTTCCGTGGTGAAAGGGGTTCCGGTCGATCCGCAGCAGAACGGCGGGGACGCGGGTGTCGAGCAGTTGCACGGAATTCACTCCTTCCGCTCGGCTCACCCGTGCGGGCGAGCGAGGCACTCGAAAGCCGTAGCGAAACTGGCGTCATGTCATTTCATGTGACTGACTTCGTTTGACCGGGTGTCAGGAATATGGAAAGCAATGCAGAGGACCAACAGCGGCAGCACAATCGCCAGGACAGAAGACGGCAGGAGACCGGAGGAAGGAGCAGGCATGGTTCTGCAGCAGTGTCGGGCCCGGACCGGGCGACTGGCGGTCGTCGCGGCGGCGGTCGCCGTTTCGGCCGCGCTGGCCTCCGGTACCGGCTTCGCGGCGGGGACGGGGTCCTTCGCCGGCCCTCCCGCTCCGATGGCGGCCACCCCGGCGCCCACGGTGCCCGCGGTGGGCGCATCGGCCGCGCCGCAGGCATCCGCGGTCACCCCGGACGTCACGACTGCGCCCGGCATCGAGCCGTCGGAACAGGCCCCGCCGAGTCCCGCCGCCGCGCCGACGACCTCGGCCCCCGGCGGTGAGCGCCCCGCCTTCGGTGCCTTCCTCGACTCCGGAGTCCGGGGTGTGAACGGCATCAGGGAATTCGGCAGGTGGCTGGGTGGC
Coding sequences:
- a CDS encoding von Willebrand factor type A domain-containing protein; this translates as MHTYRRTGTTTRRRLGTVLLALGTAGALLLTGCGQSGDGSDSSSHDRGQADSRPDDGFPAPAPEGTGAGERRGERPDDESRDVAPSPDHLSTFALDVDTASYGYARRTLNDGNLPDPSTVRPEEFVNSFRQDYERPDGDGFSVSVDGARTNDEDWSLLRVGLATRAAQGDSRRPPAALTFVIDVSGSMSEPGRLDLAQDALRTMTNRLRDDDSVALVTFSDEAETVLPMTRLDDNRHEIRDAVGSLEPTDSTNLAAGVETGYETAVEGLRKGATNRVVLLSDALANTGDTDAETILERIAGERREHGITLFGVGVGSDYGDALMEQLADQGDGHTTYVSTEEEAEEVFCEELPRHIDLTARDAKAQVSFDPSTVEEFRLIGYDNRQVADEDFRDDRVDGGEVGPGHTVTALYAVRIKAGTEGGHLATATVRWLDPDSRTPHEESAALEASALHDDLWAAAPYGLRVAAVAAYFADSLRRDDGRWSGLPASPSIRELSYRADDLAGDREDKDVYALAEAIETADRLMG
- a CDS encoding chorismate mutase encodes the protein MRPHRLRSVLISVCVSSAVALSGAVPAVAHSSPAPPRTVAGAGSLTALTDLFAERLLVADKVAAAKYGTATPIDDPVREKTILDDVAARAAGLGLDPQAVTAVFRDQIEANKLVQRGLYARWDAHPEERPTERPDLVKEVRPVLDRITTQLLTALQETRTLRAGTSCGPRLRVAAVRSAFGHRLDRLHAEGLVRASASVCENSP
- a CDS encoding AMP-binding protein, translating into MGVRKDLSRAKQRGGLADRVRVEVVKDARGVVREARTPALVPGATSGSIADLPFVNATEAPGAVVLRRADHHGDYQPVTATAFAREVTATAKGLIAAGLEPGGRVAVMSRTRYEWTVLDFAIWAAGGQSVPIYATSSPEQIEWIVRDSGSRFVIAETPENTDAVAAATARHSRPPHVWQLDDGTGALTQLADLGRDIPEDEVAKRRAALTPDTAATICYTSGTTGRPKGCVLTHANLHAEAANTVELLHPVFQEVSGQVASTLLFLPLAHILGRTIQIACLLARIELGHCPSIKPAELRPALKKFRPTFLVGVPYLFERIHATGRATAERIGRGASFDRAHRVGVRFARAHLDRFLDRGPGPTPGLYAAWALYDLLVYRRVRGELGGRMRYAISGGSPLERDLNLFFYAAGVIVYEGYGLTETTAAATIVPPLKPRPGTVGQPVPGTAIRIADDGEVLIKGDIVFGTYWNNRVATEAALTDDWFATGDLGALDEDGYLTITGRKKDVLITSGGKNVSPAVLEDRLRSRPPVGQCIVVGDNRPYVAALITLDPEDVAHWLYVRGMPADTPLSELANDPRMREDVQKAVDYANQAVSRAESIRAFRLVEGVFTEENGLLTPSLKVKRHVVTTAYEAEIEALYHS
- a CDS encoding LPXTG cell wall anchor domain-containing protein codes for the protein MVVTAAATSVLSLYVVPAFADSSHEETSGDSLGALSDTPAALPADSVLHALGNGPASAGPDTSDVSTAPDLSPLNSRVGGPKTSGSQGAARDSASADGREQGVHGHDSGYGDDGGHGRDSGYGDGGGYGGDGGHGRDSGYGDAAGYGDDYGYGGYGDTPPTKPPTTPPASPPSTTPPVSHPPTTPPVSHPPTTPPVKSPPTSAPPTVPGGIPPRKPPTSPPTQPPSLPETGGNEQVLAASGIAALLLTSGAVLYRRGRAASGR
- a CDS encoding ATP-grasp domain-containing protein, yielding MQLLDTRVPAVLLRIDRNPFHHGTLGAVRSLGRAGVEVHVVADSTGSPVPRSRFLREMHPPPPPGSSPREIAAALRRVATRIARPAVLVPMDDASAVAVDRMREQLAPSYLLPAGPRALPERVADKAGLASVCASLDIAHPVTLVPDSPAQAADAAWRLGLPLVAKWSRPWLVPADSTLHSTVLVNSARQARELYLRTEEAGSPLLLQAYLPPGPNRDWFFHGYADRSGVVRAGGPGRKQRAWPRGAGLTTVGCWTANPQVQALAERLTGELGYRGILDLDFRRCGTTGLYHLLDFNPRPGAQFRLFSDSAGLDVVRALHLDLTHRPLPAAAPLIGRTFVVENYAPLAALRPAPRRGRELAWHAPDDPAPGRAMWTLWCRHVSRRLRERLRAAPSAPAPVRVVHQAASPPLTNDEKASSC